A single window of Hyla sarda isolate aHylSar1 chromosome 2, aHylSar1.hap1, whole genome shotgun sequence DNA harbors:
- the LOC130357449 gene encoding pancreatic secretory granule membrane major glycoprotein GP2-like codes for MGFLYVLVLVAVFLQKEALSTSDTPMCSSCGGGYCTSDNGCSCYSDVTATCVPESECAIVGTNICCPTGYYWSSADNCCTATLICNPSCQNDQICKNVNGVATCGCNTALYSGMNTSSIAPLVKCESSVMTVSLSKCLLEALGYDSTTFQLNNNSDSCVNTYTQTISNVTMQSIQALPQTGWCGNEVANDSLKVYYSNVLHIGIQNKSIITVNPTNISFSCSYNLTMQTSLAAAFKPSFNTVNISVSGEGSILTTMAAYWDQQYTTPVQDNQDVPVGSNIYLGIFSDAQDVSKFVLRTESCYATPDNNVNNVNRVAIVLGGCPANQGITAQVQENGVSLESRIQFNSFAFQGQPLVYITCQVRMCDKNTTCTGCGASRSNGDDGTAMLQIPLNFLDDFSSSASNTVVSSRALLVSSFLVYLSVKLF; via the exons AGGCACTTTCTACCAGTGACACACCAATGTGCAGTTCCTGTGGTGGTGGTTACTGTACATCCGACAATGGATGTTCATGCTACAGTGATGTTACAGCTACCTGTGTTCCCGAATCTGAATGCGCTATTGTGGGAACCAACATTTGTTGCCCAACAGGTTACTACTGGTCCTCGGCAGACAACTGCTGCACAG CTACACTGATCTGCAACCCCTCCTGCCAGAATGATcagatttgtaaaaatgtaaatggtgTAGCAACCTGTGGCTGTAACACTGCTCTCTACAGTGGAATGA ACACATCATCTATTGCTCCACTTGTAAAATGTGAATCAAGTGTAATGACAGTTTCTCTGAGTAAATGCTTACTTGAAGCTCTCGGGTATGACTCCACAACTTTCCAGCTGAACAACAATTCGGACTCCTGTGTTAATACATACACTCAGACGATCAGCAACGTGACTATGCAGAGCATCCAGGCTTTACCACAGACAGGATGGTGTGGCAATGAAGTGGCG AATGATTCTTTAAAAGTTTATTACTCCAACGTGCTTCACATTGGAATTCAGAACAAATCCATTATTACTGTCAACCCCACCAACATCTCCTTCTCCTGCTCATACAATCTGACCATGCAGACAAGTCTGGCAGCTGCTTTCAAGCCTTCATTTAA CACTGTCAACATTTCAGTAAGTGGTGAAGGCTCAATACTCACTACAATGGCAGCATATTGGGACCAACAATATACTACACCAGTGCAAGATAATCAAGATGTTCCAGTTGGATCAAACATCTACTTGGGGATATTCTCAGATGCTCAGGATGTAAGCAAATTTGTTCTGAGAACAGAGAGCTGCTATGCAACACCCGATAATAATGTCAACAATGTCAACAGGGTGGCAATTGTGCTTGGAGG GTGTCCTGCCAACCAGGGAATAACTGCACAGGTGCAGGAAAATGGAGTATCTCTTGAGTCCCGAATTCAGTTTAATTCATTTGCCTTTCAAGGACAACCTTTAGTTTATATTACATGCCAAGTGCGAATGTGCGACAAAAATACAACATGTACTGGG tgTGGTGCTAGTCGTTCCAATGGTGATGATGGAACAGCAATGTTACAAATCCCACTGAATTTCTTAG ATGATTTCAGCAGTTCAGCATCAAACACAG TTGTGTCCTCCAGGGCCTTGTTGGTCAGCTCCTTTCTGGTATATCTGTCTGTTAAGCTCTTCTGA